Proteins encoded within one genomic window of Pigmentiphaga sp. H8:
- the boxB gene encoding benzoyl-CoA 2,3-epoxidase subunit BoxB has protein sequence MSSINYSEKIPNNVNLSEDRTLQRALEQWQPNFLSWWGDVGPEGSTNYDVYLRTAISVDPQGWAQFGHVKMPDYRWGIFLNPAEKERKIHFGDHMGEAAWQDVPGEHRANLRRIIVTQGDTEPASVEQQRHLGLTAPSMYDLRNLFQVNVEEGRHLWAMVYLLHRYFGRDGREEAEALLDRRSGDQDNPRILGAFNERTPDWLSFFMFTYFTDRDGKFQLSALAESGFDPLARTTKFMLTEEAHHMFVGESGVSRVIQRTCEVMNQLKTDDPARIRAAGVIDFGTIQRYLNFHYSVTIDLFGADESSNAAAFYSSGLKGRYEEGKRTDDHRLRNENYKVLEVRDGRLVEKEVPMLNGLNEVLRDDYIKDSMAGVGRWNKVIEKAGIPVRLTVPHKAFNRQIGSLSGVRISPEGQVVSQAEWDARKDQWLATPDDRAFVASLMGRVVEPGKFANWIAPPVMGINRQPVDFEYIRFN, from the coding sequence ATGTCCAGCATCAACTACAGCGAGAAGATTCCCAACAACGTCAATCTGTCGGAGGACCGCACGCTGCAACGCGCGCTGGAACAATGGCAGCCGAACTTCCTGAGCTGGTGGGGCGACGTGGGGCCGGAAGGAAGCACGAACTACGACGTCTATTTGCGCACGGCCATCAGCGTTGATCCGCAGGGCTGGGCCCAGTTCGGCCACGTCAAGATGCCGGACTACCGCTGGGGCATCTTCCTGAACCCGGCCGAGAAGGAACGCAAGATCCATTTCGGCGACCACATGGGCGAGGCCGCGTGGCAGGACGTCCCGGGCGAACACCGCGCCAACCTGCGCCGCATCATCGTCACGCAGGGCGACACCGAGCCGGCCTCGGTCGAGCAGCAGCGCCACCTGGGCCTGACCGCGCCGTCCATGTACGACCTGCGCAACCTGTTCCAGGTCAACGTCGAGGAAGGCCGCCACCTGTGGGCCATGGTGTACCTGCTGCACCGCTATTTCGGCCGTGACGGCCGCGAGGAGGCCGAGGCGCTGCTGGACCGCCGCTCGGGCGACCAGGACAATCCCCGCATCCTGGGCGCCTTCAACGAGCGCACGCCGGATTGGCTGTCTTTCTTCATGTTCACGTATTTCACCGACCGCGACGGCAAGTTCCAGTTGAGCGCGCTGGCCGAATCGGGCTTCGATCCGCTGGCCCGTACGACCAAGTTCATGCTGACCGAGGAAGCGCACCACATGTTCGTGGGCGAGTCGGGCGTCTCGCGCGTGATCCAGCGCACCTGCGAGGTCATGAACCAGCTCAAGACCGACGACCCCGCCCGCATCCGCGCGGCCGGCGTGATCGATTTCGGCACCATCCAGCGCTACCTGAATTTCCACTACAGCGTGACGATCGACCTGTTCGGCGCCGACGAGTCCTCGAACGCCGCGGCGTTCTACAGCTCGGGCCTGAAGGGGCGATACGAGGAAGGCAAGCGCACCGACGACCACAGGCTGCGCAACGAGAACTACAAGGTGCTGGAAGTGCGCGACGGCAGGCTGGTCGAGAAGGAGGTTCCGATGCTGAACGGCCTGAACGAAGTCCTGCGCGACGACTACATCAAGGATTCGATGGCGGGCGTGGGCCGCTGGAACAAGGTGATCGAGAAGGCCGGCATACCCGTGCGGCTGACCGTGCCGCACAAGGCGTTCAATCGCCAGATCGGCTCGCTGTCGGGCGTGCGCATCTCGCCCGAGGGCCAGGTCGTGTCGCAGGCCGAATGGGACGCCAGAAAGGACCAGTGGCTGGCCACGCCGGACGACCGCGCCTTCGTCGCCTCGCTGATGGGGCGCGTGGTCGAACCGGGCAAGTTCGCCAACTGGATCGCGCCGCCGGTCATGGGCATCAATCGCCAGCCGGTGGATTTCGAGTACATCCGCTTCAACTGA
- a CDS encoding enoyl-CoA hydratase-related protein, translating to MDTLRITRNESGVVDVRMARPEVFNAFDERMIEELATVFAELGRDEAVRVIVLSGEGKAFSAGADLQWMQRASQASVEWNLEDARRFAAMLDAIASCPKPTIARVHGVALGGGVGLACACDMAVASSDARFAASEARFGILPAVISPYLVNAVGKRHAQRLALTASRIDAQAALDMGMVQQVVDIPDLDAAVEAIVAELLANGPRALAEIKGLFGQLEVGPVTPEVRELTARTISRVRGTDEAREGFAAFLAKRPAAWIR from the coding sequence ATGGACACTCTTCGGATAACCAGGAACGAATCGGGCGTGGTCGACGTGCGCATGGCGCGGCCCGAGGTCTTCAACGCCTTCGACGAACGGATGATCGAAGAACTGGCCACGGTCTTCGCCGAGTTGGGCCGGGACGAGGCCGTGCGGGTGATCGTGCTTTCCGGGGAAGGCAAGGCCTTCAGCGCAGGGGCGGACCTGCAGTGGATGCAGCGCGCCAGCCAGGCCAGCGTGGAATGGAATCTGGAGGACGCCCGGCGCTTCGCCGCCATGCTGGACGCCATCGCGTCCTGTCCCAAGCCGACGATCGCCCGCGTCCACGGCGTGGCGCTGGGCGGCGGCGTGGGGCTGGCCTGCGCGTGCGACATGGCGGTGGCCAGCAGCGATGCCCGTTTCGCCGCCAGCGAGGCCCGTTTCGGCATCCTGCCCGCCGTCATCAGTCCCTATCTGGTCAATGCCGTGGGCAAGCGCCATGCGCAGCGCCTGGCGCTGACCGCCTCGCGCATCGACGCGCAGGCGGCGCTGGACATGGGCATGGTGCAGCAGGTGGTCGACATCCCCGACCTGGATGCCGCGGTCGAGGCGATCGTGGCTGAACTGCTGGCCAACGGCCCGCGGGCGCTGGCCGAGATCAAGGGCTTGTTCGGACAACTGGAAGTCGGCCCCGTCACCCCCGAGGTGCGCGAGCTGACCGCCCGCACGATCAGCCGCGTGCGCGGTACCGACGAGGCGCGCGAGGGTTTCGCGGCCTTCCTGGCCAAGCGGCCCGCGGCCTGGATCCGATGA
- a CDS encoding MaoC family dehydratase, which yields MKFADFHPGMIIEAGPRRIEEAEMLAFARSYDPQWFHVDGKAAGKGRFGALIASGWQTCGIAMDLAVRAVLHDSESFASPGVEQVRWPHPVMSGDELRLRAEVLEVRTSRSRPELGVLRWRWHLLNQDGKEVLELTATSLFDLTPGAARG from the coding sequence ATGAAGTTTGCCGATTTCCACCCGGGCATGATCATCGAAGCCGGCCCCCGGCGGATCGAGGAGGCGGAGATGCTGGCCTTCGCCCGCAGCTACGATCCGCAGTGGTTCCACGTGGACGGCAAGGCCGCGGGCAAGGGGCGGTTCGGCGCGCTGATCGCCAGCGGATGGCAGACCTGCGGCATTGCGATGGACCTGGCCGTCAGGGCGGTGCTGCACGACTCCGAGTCGTTCGCGTCGCCAGGCGTCGAACAGGTGCGCTGGCCCCATCCGGTCATGTCGGGAGACGAATTGCGTTTGCGTGCCGAGGTGCTGGAAGTGCGGACCTCGCGCAGCCGGCCCGAGCTGGGCGTGCTGCGCTGGCGCTGGCATCTGTTGAACCAGGATGGGAAGGAGGTCCTGGAATTGACCGCCACGAGCCTGTTCGACCTGACGCCCGGGGCAGCGCGGGGCTGA
- a CDS encoding 3,4-dehydroadipyl-CoA semialdehyde dehydrogenase, which translates to MTELLPNHLAGRWQAGGGPGTPLFDPVLGTELVRVSNAGLDLEAGYAYARDNGGPALRALTYAQRAGLLSAIVDVLKANRDRYFDIALANSGTTKQDSAVDIDGAIFTLGQYARWGASLGATRWLPDGETVPLAKDGAFRSRHVQVPTRGLALFINAFNFPAWGLWEKAAPALLSGVPVVAKPATATAWLTQAMVADVIAAGILPAGALSVVCGSAQGLLSPLQPFDVVSFTGSADTAAAIRSHDAVVRRSVRVNIEADSLNSALLLPDAQPGSEAFDLLVREVVREMTVKSGQKCTAIRRIFVPASCYAAAGEAIAAKLSRITVGNPRNETVRMGALASRQQWESVQSGTAALRRHADVLHDGSAVPLVDADPSVAACAGPTLLGAARREGAGIVHDTEVFGPVATLLPYEGLPNALDQIRLGQGSLVASLYTADAALAADAALALADSHGRLHVVTPEVAAVHTGHGNVMPMSLHGGPGRAGGGEELGGLRALGFYHRRAAVQAAGAVTDLLGGAEPRRSAPGH; encoded by the coding sequence ATGACCGAACTGCTCCCCAATCATCTGGCGGGCCGCTGGCAGGCCGGCGGCGGCCCCGGCACGCCGCTGTTCGATCCCGTGCTGGGCACGGAACTGGTCCGCGTCTCGAACGCGGGGCTGGACCTGGAGGCCGGCTATGCCTATGCCCGCGACAACGGCGGCCCGGCGCTGCGCGCGCTGACCTACGCGCAGCGCGCCGGCCTGCTGTCCGCGATCGTGGACGTGCTCAAGGCCAACCGCGACCGCTATTTCGATATCGCGCTGGCCAACTCCGGCACCACGAAGCAGGACTCGGCGGTCGACATCGACGGCGCCATCTTCACGCTGGGCCAGTACGCCCGCTGGGGCGCGTCGCTGGGCGCCACGCGCTGGCTGCCGGACGGCGAAACGGTCCCCCTGGCCAAGGACGGCGCGTTCCGCAGCCGCCACGTGCAGGTGCCGACGCGCGGCCTGGCCCTATTCATCAACGCCTTCAATTTCCCCGCCTGGGGATTGTGGGAAAAAGCCGCCCCCGCGCTGCTCTCCGGCGTTCCGGTGGTCGCCAAGCCGGCCACCGCCACCGCCTGGCTGACGCAGGCCATGGTCGCCGATGTGATCGCCGCGGGTATCCTGCCGGCCGGCGCTCTGTCCGTCGTCTGCGGCAGCGCCCAAGGATTGTTGTCGCCCCTGCAGCCCTTCGACGTGGTGTCGTTCACCGGCTCGGCCGATACCGCCGCCGCCATCCGCTCGCACGACGCCGTCGTGCGCCGCTCGGTGCGCGTCAACATCGAGGCCGACAGCCTGAACAGCGCGCTGCTGCTGCCCGACGCGCAGCCCGGCTCCGAGGCCTTCGATCTGCTGGTGCGCGAAGTGGTGCGTGAAATGACGGTCAAGTCGGGGCAGAAATGCACGGCCATCCGCCGCATATTCGTTCCCGCGTCCTGTTACGCGGCGGCCGGCGAGGCCATCGCCGCGAAACTGTCGCGCATCACCGTGGGCAACCCGCGCAACGAGACGGTCCGCATGGGCGCGCTGGCCAGCCGCCAGCAATGGGAAAGCGTGCAGTCGGGTACCGCGGCCCTGCGCCGCCACGCCGACGTGCTGCACGACGGTTCGGCGGTCCCGCTGGTGGATGCCGATCCGTCCGTGGCGGCCTGCGCCGGCCCCACGCTGCTGGGCGCCGCGCGCCGCGAGGGCGCCGGCATCGTGCACGACACCGAGGTATTCGGCCCGGTGGCCACGCTGCTGCCTTATGAAGGCTTGCCCAACGCGCTGGACCAGATACGCCTGGGACAGGGGTCGCTGGTGGCCTCGCTCTACACCGCCGACGCCGCGCTGGCCGCCGACGCTGCCCTGGCGCTGGCCGACAGCCACGGACGCCTGCACGTCGTGACGCCCGAGGTCGCCGCCGTCCACACGGGCCACGGCAACGTCATGCCCATGTCGCTGCACGGCGGCCCGGGCAGGGCCGGCGGGGGCGAGGAACTGGGCGGCTTGCGGGCGCTTGGCTTCTACCATCGCCGTGCCGCCGTCCAGGCTGCCGGCGCCGTGACGGACCTCCTGGGCGGCGCCGAGCCGCGGCGGAGCGCCCCGGGACATTGA
- the boxC gene encoding 2,3-epoxybenzoyl-CoA dihydrolase yields MSNVVQADQASGKVDYRTDPSRYRHWKLSFEGQVATLGLDIAEDGGLRPGYRLKLNSYDLGVDIELHDALNRIRFEHPEVRTVVVTSLKDRIFCSGANIFMLGLSTHAWKVNFCKFTNETRNGIEDSSRHSGLKFLAAINGACAGGGYELALACDDLVLIDDKSSSVSLPEVPLLGVLPGTGGLTRVTDKRHVRHDLADIFCTTSEGVRGQRAVDWRLVDCAPKPSQFAQVVQERAQRLAEASDRPAGAKGVALVRVERTEEADALRYRYVDVRIDRANRSAVFTVKAPNAAQPEDVGGIVAAGTAWWPMAMARELDDAILHMRTNELDIGTWLLKTQGDAARVLACDATLQRHAGHWFVREVTGLLRRTLARLDVSSRSLFALIEPDSCFAGTLAELAFAADRAYMLALPDEPGRAPQLTLSELNFGAYPMVNGQSRLDRRFYEEAEPLAAARAQIGKALDADAAYALGLVTAAPDDIDWADEIRIAIEERAAMSPDALTGLEANLRFASQETMETRIFGRLSAWQNWIFNRPNAVGEKGALKVYGKGEKAAFDLNRV; encoded by the coding sequence ATGAGCAATGTCGTTCAGGCCGATCAGGCTTCCGGGAAGGTGGACTACCGTACGGATCCGTCCCGGTACCGGCACTGGAAGCTGAGTTTCGAGGGGCAGGTGGCGACGCTGGGCCTGGATATCGCCGAGGATGGCGGGTTGCGGCCGGGGTATCGGCTCAAGCTCAATTCCTATGATCTGGGCGTGGACATTGAACTGCACGATGCGCTGAACCGCATCCGCTTCGAGCATCCGGAAGTGCGCACGGTGGTGGTCACCAGCCTGAAGGACCGGATCTTCTGCTCCGGCGCCAACATCTTCATGCTGGGGCTGTCGACCCACGCCTGGAAGGTGAATTTCTGCAAGTTCACCAACGAGACCCGCAACGGCATCGAGGACTCCAGCCGCCATTCGGGGCTGAAGTTCCTGGCCGCCATCAACGGCGCCTGCGCCGGCGGCGGCTATGAACTGGCGCTGGCCTGCGACGATCTGGTGCTGATCGACGACAAGTCCTCGTCGGTGTCGCTGCCCGAGGTGCCGCTGCTGGGCGTGCTGCCCGGCACAGGCGGCCTGACCCGCGTCACGGACAAGCGCCACGTGCGCCATGACCTGGCCGACATTTTCTGCACGACCAGCGAAGGCGTGCGCGGCCAGCGGGCGGTGGACTGGCGGCTGGTGGACTGTGCGCCCAAGCCTTCGCAGTTCGCCCAGGTGGTGCAGGAGCGCGCGCAGCGACTGGCCGAGGCCAGCGACCGGCCGGCCGGCGCGAAGGGCGTGGCCCTGGTCCGCGTCGAGCGCACCGAAGAGGCCGATGCGCTGCGCTACCGCTACGTGGACGTGCGGATAGACCGCGCCAATCGCAGCGCCGTGTTCACCGTGAAGGCGCCGAATGCGGCGCAGCCCGAGGACGTGGGCGGCATCGTGGCGGCCGGCACGGCATGGTGGCCGATGGCGATGGCGCGTGAACTGGACGACGCCATCCTGCACATGCGCACTAATGAACTGGACATCGGCACCTGGCTGCTCAAGACCCAGGGCGATGCCGCCCGGGTGCTGGCCTGCGACGCCACGCTCCAGCGCCACGCCGGCCACTGGTTCGTGCGCGAGGTCACGGGCCTTCTGCGCCGCACGCTGGCGCGGCTGGACGTCTCGTCGCGTTCGCTGTTCGCGCTGATCGAGCCGGATTCGTGCTTCGCCGGTACGCTGGCCGAACTGGCTTTCGCCGCCGACCGCGCCTATATGCTGGCGCTGCCCGACGAACCCGGTCGCGCGCCGCAGCTGACGCTGTCGGAACTGAATTTCGGCGCTTATCCGATGGTCAACGGCCAGTCGCGCCTGGACCGCCGGTTCTACGAGGAAGCCGAGCCGCTGGCCGCCGCCCGGGCGCAGATCGGCAAGGCGCTGGACGCGGACGCCGCCTACGCCCTGGGGCTGGTGACCGCGGCGCCGGACGACATCGACTGGGCCGACGAGATCCGCATCGCCATCGAGGAGCGCGCCGCCATGTCGCCGGATGCGCTGACCGGGCTGGAGGCCAATCTGCGCTTCGCCAGCCAGGAAACCATGGAAACGCGGATCTTCGGCCGCCTGAGTGCGTGGCAGAACTGGATCTTCAACCGGCCGAACGCGGTGGGGGAAAAGGGTGCCCTGAAGGTGTACGGCAAGGGCGAGAAAGCGGCCTTCGATCTGAATCGAGTGTAA
- a CDS encoding DUF4863 family protein: MRDSFESLVKTITRSIGGRPVDAALEDYLNRHHGPDSDWFRDMTRACETGVSEGWLCNREAGGVRYGRVLKPGPDSAGFSVDVVDMVDLAGPHHIHPNGEIDMVMPQTPGARFDGTPAGWKVYPPRSAHRPTVAGGRALVLYLLPDGAIEFTKP; the protein is encoded by the coding sequence ATGCGCGATTCATTTGAATCCCTGGTAAAGACGATAACCCGGTCCATAGGCGGACGCCCCGTGGACGCCGCGCTCGAGGACTACCTCAACCGCCACCACGGCCCGGATTCGGACTGGTTCCGCGACATGACCCGCGCCTGTGAAACCGGCGTGAGCGAGGGCTGGCTGTGCAACCGCGAGGCCGGCGGCGTGCGCTACGGCCGCGTGCTCAAGCCCGGTCCCGACTCCGCCGGCTTCTCGGTGGACGTGGTCGACATGGTCGATCTGGCCGGCCCCCACCATATCCATCCCAACGGCGAAATCGACATGGTCATGCCCCAGACCCCCGGCGCCCGCTTCGACGGCACGCCCGCGGGCTGGAAGGTCTACCCGCCCCGCAGCGCCCACCGCCCCACCGTCGCGGGCGGCCGCGCGCTGGTCCTGTACCTGCTGCCCGACGGCGCCATCGAGTTCACGAAGCCATGA
- the boxA gene encoding benzoyl-CoA 2,3-epoxidase subunit BoxA, producing MDTPVQTVVIKQHLIDPEICIRCNTCEATCPVDAITHDDNNYVVRADVCNSCMACVPPCPTGAIDNWRAVPKSAAYSIEDQFTWDELPGELTPDQLAAAGAEAVEEEAVQEAAPQPAASAAGEAAFNSGAHGATTPPWSAAHAYTNLYGPRSPITATVVGNVRVNEPGTQNETHHIVLDFGSLPFPVLEGQSIGIVPPGADAQGKAHHARQYSIASPRNGERPGYNNISLTVKRVTADHQGNPVQGLCSNYVCDLKVGDKVQVIGPFGASFLMPNHPRSHIVMICTGTGSAPMRAMTEWRRRLRGKGRFEGGKLMLFFGARTKEELPYFGPLMSLPKDFIDINLAFSRAPGTPKRYVQDLMRERAADLAGLLQDANTHFYVCGLKSMEEGVVIALRDVALQAGLNWEAISAALKREGRLHLETY from the coding sequence ATGGATACGCCAGTCCAGACGGTCGTCATCAAGCAGCACCTGATCGACCCGGAAATCTGCATACGCTGCAACACCTGCGAAGCGACGTGTCCCGTCGACGCCATCACCCACGACGACAACAACTACGTCGTGCGGGCCGATGTGTGCAACAGTTGCATGGCCTGTGTGCCGCCGTGCCCCACGGGGGCGATCGACAACTGGCGTGCCGTTCCGAAATCCGCCGCCTATAGCATCGAGGATCAGTTCACCTGGGATGAACTTCCCGGCGAACTGACTCCCGACCAATTGGCGGCGGCGGGCGCGGAAGCGGTCGAGGAAGAGGCGGTCCAGGAAGCGGCGCCGCAGCCGGCCGCCTCCGCCGCCGGCGAGGCGGCGTTCAATTCGGGTGCCCATGGCGCCACCACGCCTCCGTGGTCAGCCGCCCATGCCTACACCAACCTGTATGGCCCGCGCAGTCCGATCACGGCTACCGTGGTCGGCAACGTGCGCGTCAACGAGCCGGGCACGCAGAACGAGACCCATCACATCGTGCTGGATTTCGGCTCGCTGCCATTCCCGGTGCTGGAGGGCCAGTCCATCGGCATCGTGCCGCCCGGGGCCGACGCCCAGGGCAAGGCGCATCATGCGCGCCAGTACTCCATCGCCAGTCCCCGCAATGGCGAGCGGCCCGGCTACAACAACATTTCACTGACGGTCAAGCGCGTGACGGCCGACCACCAGGGCAACCCGGTGCAAGGCCTCTGTTCGAACTATGTATGCGACCTGAAGGTGGGGGACAAGGTCCAGGTCATCGGCCCCTTCGGCGCCTCGTTCCTGATGCCCAATCATCCGCGCTCGCACATCGTGATGATCTGTACCGGGACGGGCAGCGCGCCCATGCGGGCCATGACCGAATGGCGGCGGCGGCTGCGCGGGAAGGGAAGGTTCGAGGGCGGCAAGCTGATGTTGTTCTTCGGCGCCCGGACCAAGGAAGAGCTGCCTTACTTCGGTCCCCTGATGAGCCTGCCCAAGGATTTCATCGACATCAACCTGGCGTTCTCGCGCGCGCCGGGCACGCCCAAGCGCTACGTCCAGGACCTGATGCGCGAGCGCGCCGCGGACCTGGCCGGACTGCTGCAGGATGCCAATACGCATTTCTATGTCTGCGGGCTCAAGAGCATGGAAGAGGGCGTCGTCATCGCCCTGCGCGACGTGGCCTTGCAGGCCGGGCTGAACTGGGAGGCCATTTCCGCTGCGCTCAAGCGCGAAGGCCGCCTGCACCTCGAGACCTACTAA
- a CDS encoding benzoate-CoA ligase family protein: MPADCSAPPPDFNFAGHLLAINAERAAKTAYIDDRGALTYGELDKKVRRAASALLGLGIRPEDRVLLLMNDCTDWPVTFLGALYAGIVPVAVNTLLTPADYAYMLEHSRARAALVSRALLPKLSAALGACRHGVRQVVVSRDGSDAEVGGTLDFDDWLAAHEPLAAPAPTLADEPAFWLYSSGSTGKPKGTVHTHGNPYWTAELYAKPVLGMREDDIVFSAAKLFFAYGLGNALTFPLSVGASVVLMAERPTPEACFERLSRLRPTIFCGAPTGYAGMLASAALPPRAQVALRLCSSAGEALPQDIGERFTSHFGCEIIDGIGSTEMLHIFISNRSGDVRYGTTGKPVDGYEVELRGEDGKPVATGEIGDLYIRGPSSALMYWNNREKSRETFLGAWTKSGDKYSRDADGYYTYAGRSDDMLKVSGQYVSPFEVEATLVQHPAVLEAAVIGIADAEGLTKTKAYVVLKPGQQACDALAADLKAFVKSRLAPHKYPRQIEFVGDLPKTATGKIQRFRLREQEAASQGVPA, encoded by the coding sequence ATGCCTGCCGATTGCTCCGCCCCGCCGCCCGACTTCAATTTCGCCGGCCACCTGCTGGCGATCAATGCCGAGCGCGCCGCCAAGACCGCCTACATCGACGACCGCGGCGCGCTGACCTACGGCGAGCTGGACAAGAAAGTGCGCCGCGCCGCCAGCGCCCTGCTGGGCCTGGGCATCCGGCCCGAGGACCGCGTCCTGCTGCTGATGAACGACTGCACCGACTGGCCCGTCACCTTCCTGGGCGCGCTGTATGCCGGCATCGTGCCGGTGGCGGTCAACACGCTGCTCACGCCGGCGGACTACGCCTACATGCTGGAGCACAGCCGCGCCCGCGCCGCGCTGGTCTCGCGCGCCCTGCTGCCCAAGCTTTCCGCCGCGCTGGGCGCGTGCCGGCACGGCGTGCGCCAAGTCGTCGTCTCGCGCGACGGCTCCGATGCCGAGGTGGGCGGCACGCTGGACTTCGACGACTGGCTGGCCGCGCACGAGCCGCTGGCGGCGCCCGCCCCCACGCTGGCCGACGAGCCCGCGTTCTGGCTGTATTCGTCCGGATCCACCGGCAAGCCCAAAGGCACGGTGCACACGCACGGCAACCCCTACTGGACGGCCGAGCTCTACGCCAAGCCGGTGCTGGGCATGCGCGAGGACGACATCGTGTTCTCGGCCGCCAAGCTGTTCTTCGCCTATGGCCTGGGAAATGCCCTGACCTTCCCGCTCAGCGTGGGCGCCTCGGTGGTCCTGATGGCCGAACGCCCCACGCCCGAGGCCTGTTTCGAGCGGCTGAGCCGGCTGCGGCCCACCATCTTCTGCGGCGCGCCCACCGGCTATGCCGGCATGCTGGCCAGCGCCGCGCTGCCGCCGCGCGCCCAGGTCGCCCTGCGCCTGTGCTCGTCGGCCGGCGAAGCCCTGCCCCAGGACATCGGCGAACGCTTCACCTCGCATTTCGGCTGCGAGATCATCGACGGCATCGGCTCGACCGAGATGCTGCACATCTTCATTTCCAACCGCTCGGGCGACGTGCGCTATGGCACCACGGGCAAGCCGGTCGACGGCTACGAGGTGGAGCTGCGCGGCGAGGACGGCAAGCCGGTGGCGACCGGCGAGATCGGCGACCTCTACATACGCGGCCCCAGCTCGGCCCTGATGTACTGGAACAATCGCGAGAAAAGCCGCGAGACCTTCCTGGGTGCCTGGACCAAGAGCGGCGACAAGTACAGCCGCGACGCCGACGGCTACTACACCTATGCGGGCCGCAGCGACGACATGCTCAAGGTCAGCGGCCAATACGTCTCGCCCTTCGAGGTCGAGGCCACGCTGGTACAGCACCCGGCCGTGCTGGAAGCCGCCGTCATCGGCATCGCCGACGCCGAAGGCCTGACCAAGACCAAAGCCTACGTGGTGCTCAAGCCCGGCCAGCAGGCCTGCGATGCGCTGGCCGCCGACCTGAAGGCATTCGTGAAGTCGCGCCTGGCGCCGCACAAGTATCCCCGCCAGATCGAATTCGTGGGCGACCTGCCCAAGACCGCCACCGGCAAGATCCAGCGTTTCCGCCTGCGCGAGCAGGAGGCCGCGTCGCAGGGGGTCCCTGCATGA
- a CDS encoding DUF6587 family protein produces MSAYSLFELSVVALIVAACAIRAFGRFAPKTRMRMQSWLALRLDRPGQAAWLRKLGRKLGAAAPDAGCGSGCGTCGTCGPGETKTVQVHARK; encoded by the coding sequence ATGAGCGCCTATTCCCTGTTCGAGCTCTCGGTGGTGGCCCTGATCGTGGCCGCCTGCGCCATCCGGGCCTTCGGCCGCTTCGCGCCCAAGACGCGCATGCGCATGCAATCGTGGCTGGCGCTCCGCCTGGACCGCCCGGGCCAGGCCGCCTGGCTGCGAAAACTGGGCAGGAAACTGGGCGCCGCCGCGCCCGACGCGGGATGCGGCAGCGGCTGCGGGACATGCGGAACCTGCGGCCCTGGCGAAACCAAGACCGTCCAGGTCCACGCAAGAAAGTAG
- a CDS encoding helix-turn-helix transcriptional regulator: MKEEAVSEAGQAAANDAPAKEPFLVTLGERIRTLRARRGVTRKATASAAGISERHLANLELGTGNASILILLQVSQALQCSLAEILGDVTTTSPEWLLIRELLEGRSEADLHRARNTLTEMFGSRENNHSRLSRIALVGLRGAGKSTLGRMLAEDLGYTFIELSREIEKVAGCSIVEIHSLYGANAYRRYERRALEETVQIHPEVVIATPGGLVSDVSTFNLLLSHCYTVWLQADPEDHMRRVVAQGDFRPMSGSREAMEDLKRILAGRAAFYAKADARYNTSGHSLEEAFAGLRSLVRNAAGMVDWSM; this comes from the coding sequence ATGAAAGAAGAGGCAGTTTCCGAGGCGGGGCAGGCCGCGGCCAACGACGCGCCGGCCAAGGAACCTTTTCTGGTGACGCTGGGAGAACGAATACGGACGCTGCGGGCCCGCCGGGGCGTGACCCGCAAGGCCACGGCTTCGGCCGCCGGGATCTCGGAGCGGCACCTTGCCAACCTGGAACTGGGGACGGGCAACGCCTCCATCCTGATCCTGCTGCAGGTTTCCCAGGCCCTGCAATGTTCGCTGGCCGAGATACTGGGCGACGTCACCACCACCAGTCCGGAGTGGCTGCTGATCCGCGAGCTGCTCGAAGGGCGGTCCGAGGCCGACCTGCATCGCGCCCGCAATACGCTGACGGAAATGTTCGGCTCGCGCGAGAACAACCATTCCCGCCTGTCCCGCATCGCCCTGGTCGGGCTGAGGGGGGCGGGCAAGTCCACGCTGGGCCGGATGCTGGCCGAGGACCTGGGCTATACCTTCATCGAGCTCAGCAGGGAGATCGAGAAGGTGGCCGGCTGCAGCATCGTCGAGATCCATTCGCTGTACGGCGCCAACGCCTATCGCCGCTACGAGCGGCGGGCGCTGGAAGAAACCGTGCAGATTCATCCCGAGGTCGTCATCGCCACGCCGGGCGGCCTGGTGTCGGACGTCTCGACCTTCAATCTGCTGCTGTCGCATTGCTATACGGTCTGGCTGCAGGCCGACCCCGAGGACCATATGCGCCGGGTCGTGGCCCAGGGCGACTTCCGCCCCATGTCGGGCAGCCGCGAGGCCATGGAAGACCTCAAGCGCATCCTGGCCGGCCGGGCCGCGTTCTATGCCAAGGCCGATGCCCGCTACAACACCAGCGGACATTCGCTGGAAGAGGCTTTCGCCGGCCTGCGTTCGCTGGTGCGCAACGCGGCGGGCATGGTGGACTGGAGTATGTAG